The following coding sequences are from one Phoenix dactylifera cultivar Barhee BC4 unplaced genomic scaffold, palm_55x_up_171113_PBpolish2nd_filt_p 000566F, whole genome shotgun sequence window:
- the LOC103711344 gene encoding heptahelical transmembrane protein 4-like has translation MVVADIMVSTVAMEKGSSIAEDDGQFLLTPLHDGKKKKKRSSCHETKCELVDYHSLPSFLKHNEFILNYYRSEWPLKQTILSIFSIHNETINVWTHLIGFFLFFSLTACTVMMVPMDATVSSPVPLPLANLPSTTNVSDPLNPRHHGLVAMASPQGNLTDKIETDPARGITTRWPFYAYLCGAMFCLIMSSACHLLSCHSEHTCYVMLRLDYGGISALIVTSFYPLVYYSFMCDPFFQSLYLCFITAFGIATVLVSLVPVFETPEFRSVRAGLFVCMGLSGLVPIVHKVMMFGHRPEAVLTTGYEMVMGTFYVLGVLVYAARIPERWMPGKFDLAGHSHQLFHVLVIAGAYTHYLAGLVYLRWRDLEAC, from the exons ATGGTTGTCGCCGATATAATGGTCTCTACCGTCGCAATGGAGAAGGGTTCCTCCATTGCAGAAGATGATGGTCAGTTCTTACTCACCCCACTCCacgatggaaagaagaagaaaaagagaagctcATGCCATGAGACCAAATGCGAGCTTGTGGACTACCACTCCTTACCCAGCTTCTTAAAGCACAACGAGTTCATCCTCAACTACTACCGTTCCGAATGGCCCTTGAAACAGACCATCCTCAGCATCTTCTCAATCCATAACGAGACCATTAACGTCTGGAC GCACTTGATTggattcttcctcttcttctctctcaccGCATGCACGGTGATGATGGTCCCAATGGACGCAACTGTCTCCTCTCCGGTACCATTGCCTTTGGCCAACCTTCCATCCACCACCAATGTTTCTGACCCTCTAAATCCCCGCCACCATGGACTTGTCGCCATGGCTTCCCCTCAAGGCAACCTCACTGACAAAATCGAGACGGACCCGGCACGAGGGATCACTACTCGATGGCCCTTCTACGCCTACCTTTGCGGTGCCATGTTTTGCTTGATAATGAGCAGTGCTTGCCACCTCCTCTCGTGCCATTCCGAGCACACGTGCTACGTCATGCTCCGCCTCGACTACGGCGGCATCTCCGCTCTCATTGTCACCTCCTTCTACCCACTTGTCTACTACTCCTTCATGTGTGATCCCTTCTTCCAAAGCCTCTACCTCTGCTTCATCACCGCCTTCGGCATAGCCACCGTGTTGGTCTCGCTCGTGCCGGTGTTCGAGACACCGGAGTTCCGGTCGGTCCGGGCTGGGCTCTTCGTGTGCATGGGACTATCCGGATTGGTACCAATAGTGCACAAGGTGATGATGTTTGGACACCGGCCGGAGGCCGTTCTGACGACCGGTTATGAGATGGTGATGGGAACATTCTACGTGCTCGGCGTGTTGGTCTACGCCGCAAGGATACCGGAGCGGTGGATGCCGGGAAAGTTTGACCTGGCCGGCCATAGCCATCAGCTGTTCCACGTTTTGGTCATTGCAGGGGCCTACACACACTATCTTGCTGGCTTGGTGTACCTCAGATGGAGAGATTTGGAAGCGTGTTAA